Proteins from one Eriocheir sinensis breed Jianghai 21 chromosome 27, ASM2467909v1, whole genome shotgun sequence genomic window:
- the LOC127003991 gene encoding uncharacterized protein LOC127003991 isoform X8: MRMRLWRSEEVVVEDENEAVEVEEEVVEDKNEAAEVEAVVEDENEAVEVEEEVVEDENEAVEVEEVAEDENEAVEVEEEAVEDENEAVEGEEEDVEDKNEAVEVKEEVVEDKNEAVEGEEEVVEDKNEAVEGEEEVVEDKNEAVEVKEEVVEDENEAVEGEEEAVEDKNEAVEVEEEVVEDENEAVEGEEEVVEDENEAVEGEEEAVEDKNEAVELKEEVVEDKNEAVEGVEEVVEDKNEAMEVKEEVVEDKNEAVEVKEEVVEDKNEAVEVKEVVEDKNEAVEVEEEVVEDENEAVEGEEEVVEDENEAVEGEEEVVEDENEAVEGEEEDVEDKNEAVEVKEEVVEDKNEAVEGVEEVVEDKNEAMEVKEEVVEDKNEAVEVKEEVVEDKNEAVEVKEEVVEDKNEAVEVEEEVVEDENEAVEGEEEVVEDENEAVEGN, translated from the exons atgagaatgaggctCTGGAGGTCggaggaggtggttgtggagGATGAAAATGAAGCTGTGGAGGTCgaagaggaggttgtggaggataagAATGAGGCTGCGGAGGTCGAAGCGGTTGTGGAGGATGAAAATGAGGCTGTGGAGGTCgaagaggaggttgtggaggatgagaatgaggctgTGGAGGTCGAAGAGGTTGCGGAGGATGAAAATGAGGctgtggaggtcgaggaggaggctgtggaggatgagaatgaggctgtagaaggtgaggaggaggatgtggaggataagaatgaggctgtggaagttaaggaggaggttgtggaggataagaatgaggctgtggaaggcgaggaggaggttgtggaggataagaatgaggctgtggaaggcgaggaggaggttgtggaggataagaatgaggctgtggaagttaaggaggaggttgtggaggatgagaatgaggctgtggaaggcgaggaggaggctgtggaggataagaatgaggctgtggaggtcgaggaggaggttgtggaggatgagaatgaggctgtggaaggcgaggaggaggttgtggaggatgagaatgaggctgtggaaggcgaggaggaggctgtggaggaTAAGAATGAGGCTGTGGAACttaaggaggaggttgtggaggataagAATGAGGCTGTGGAAGGcgtggaggaggttgtggaggataagAATGAGGCTATGGAAGttaaggaggaggttgtggaggataagaatgaggctgtggaagttaaggaggaggttgtggaggataagAATGAGGCTGTGGAAGttaaggaggttgtggaggataagaatgaggctgtggaggtcgaggaggaggttgtggaggatgagaatgaggctgTGGAAGgcgaggag gaggttgtggaggatgagaatgaggctgtggaaggcgaggaggaggttgtggaggatgagaatgaggctgtggaaggcgaggaggaggatgtggaggataagaatgaggctgtggaagttaaggaggaggttgtggaggataagAATGAGGCTGTGGAAGGcgtggaggaggttgtggaggataagAATGAGGCTATGGAAGttaaggaggaggttgtggaggataagaatgaggctgtggaagttaaggaggaggttgtggaggataagaatgaggctgtggaagttaaggaggag gttgtggaggataagaatgaggctgtggaggtcgaggaggaggttgtggaggatgagaatgaggctgtggaaggcgaggaggag gttgtggaggatgagaatgaggctgTGGAAGGCAAttag
- the LOC127003991 gene encoding uncharacterized protein LOC127003991 isoform X31, protein MRMRLWRSEEVVVEDENEAVEVEEEVVEDKNEAAEVEAVVEDENEAVEVEEEVVEDENEAVEVEEVAEDENEAVEVEEEAVEDENEAVEGEEEDVEDKNEAVEVKEEVVEDKNEAVEGEEEVVEDKNEAVEGEEEVVEDKNEAVEVKEEVVEDENEAVEGEEEAVEDKNEAVEVEEEVVEDENEAVEGEEEVVEDENEAVEGEEEAVEDKNEAVELKEEVVEDKNEAVEGVEEVVEDKNEAMEVKEEVVEDKNEAVEVKEEVVEDKNEAVEVKEVVEDKNEAVEVEEEVVEDENEAVEGEEEVVEDENEAVEGEEEVVEDKNEAVEVEEEVVEDENEAVEGEEEVVEDENEAVEGN, encoded by the exons atgagaatgaggctCTGGAGGTCggaggaggtggttgtggagGATGAAAATGAAGCTGTGGAGGTCgaagaggaggttgtggaggataagAATGAGGCTGCGGAGGTCGAAGCGGTTGTGGAGGATGAAAATGAGGCTGTGGAGGTCgaagaggaggttgtggaggatgagaatgaggctgTGGAGGTCGAAGAGGTTGCGGAGGATGAAAATGAGGctgtggaggtcgaggaggaggctgtggaggatgagaatgaggctgtagaaggtgaggaggaggatgtggaggataagaatgaggctgtggaagttaaggaggaggttgtggaggataagaatgaggctgtggaaggcgaggaggaggttgtggaggataagaatgaggctgtggaaggcgaggaggaggttgtggaggataagaatgaggctgtggaagttaaggaggaggttgtggaggatgagaatgaggctgtggaaggcgaggaggaggctgtggaggataagaatgaggctgtggaggtcgaggaggaggttgtggaggatgagaatgaggctgtggaaggcgaggaggaggttgtggaggatgagaatgaggctgtggaaggcgaggaggaggctgtggaggaTAAGAATGAGGCTGTGGAACttaaggaggaggttgtggaggataagAATGAGGCTGTGGAAGGcgtggaggaggttgtggaggataagAATGAGGCTATGGAAGttaaggaggaggttgtggaggataagaatgaggctgtggaagttaaggaggaggttgtggaggataagAATGAGGCTGTGGAAGttaaggaggttgtggaggataagaatgaggctgtggaggtcgaggaggaggttgtggaggatgagaatgaggctgTGGAAGgcgaggag gaggttgtggaggatgagaatgaggctgtggaaggcgaggaggag gttgtggaggataagaatgaggctgtggaggtcgaggaggaggttgtggaggatgagaatgaggctgtggaaggcgaggaggag gttgtggaggatgagaatgaggctgTGGAAGGCAAttag
- the LOC127003991 gene encoding uncharacterized protein LOC127003991 isoform X43: MRMRLWRSEEVVVEDENEAVEVEEEVVEDKNEAAEVEAVVEDENEAVEVEEEVVEDENEAVEVEEVAEDENEAVEVEEEAVEDENEAVEGEEEDVEDKNEAVEVKEEVVEDKNEAVEGEEEVVEDKNEAVEGEEEVVEDKNEAVEVKEEVVEDENEAVEGEEEAVEDKNEAVEVEEEVVEDENEAVEGEEEVVEDENEAVEGEEEAVEDKNEAVELKEEVVEDKNEAVEGVEEVVEDKNEAMEVKEEVVEDKNEAVEVKEEVVEDENEAVEGEEEVVEDENEAVEGEEEVVEDENEAVEG, from the exons atgagaatgaggctCTGGAGGTCggaggaggtggttgtggagGATGAAAATGAAGCTGTGGAGGTCgaagaggaggttgtggaggataagAATGAGGCTGCGGAGGTCGAAGCGGTTGTGGAGGATGAAAATGAGGCTGTGGAGGTCgaagaggaggttgtggaggatgagaatgaggctgTGGAGGTCGAAGAGGTTGCGGAGGATGAAAATGAGGctgtggaggtcgaggaggaggctgtggaggatgagaatgaggctgtagaaggtgaggaggaggatgtggaggataagaatgaggctgtggaagttaaggaggaggttgtggaggataagaatgaggctgtggaaggcgaggaggaggttgtggaggataagaatgaggctgtggaaggcgaggaggaggttgtggaggataagaatgaggctgtggaagttaaggaggaggttgtggaggatgagaatgaggctgtggaaggcgaggaggaggctgtggaggataagaatgaggctgtggaggtcgaggaggaggttgtggaggatgagaatgaggctgtggaaggcgaggaggaggttgtggaggatgagaatgaggctgtggaaggcgaggaggaggctgtggaggaTAAGAATGAGGCTGTGGAACttaaggaggaggttgtggaggataagAATGAGGCTGTGGAAGGcgtggaggaggttgtggaggataagAATGAGGCTATGGAAGttaaggaggaggttgtggaggataagaatgaggctgtggaagttaaggaggag gttgtggaggatgagaatgaggctgTGGAAGgcgaggag gaggttgtggaggatgagaatgaggctgtggaaggcgaggaggaggttgtggaggatgagaatgaggctgTGGAAGGctag
- the LOC127003991 gene encoding uncharacterized protein LOC127003991 isoform X37, which yields MRMRLWRSEEVVVEDENEAVEVEEEVVEDKNEAAEVEAVVEDENEAVEVEEEVVEDENEAVEVEEVAEDENEAVEVEEEAVEDENEAVEGEEEDVEDKNEAVEVKEEVVEDKNEAVEGEEEVVEDKNEAVEGEEEVVEDKNEAVEVKEEVVEDENEAVEGEEEAVEDKNEAVEVEEEVVEDENEAVEGEEEVVEDENEAVEGEEEAVEDKNEAVELKEEVVEDKNEAVEGVEEVVEDKNEAMEVKEEVVEDKNEAVEVKEEVVEDKNEAVEVKEVVEDKNEAVEVEEEVVEDENEAVEGEEEVVEDENEAVEGEEEVVEDENEAVEG from the exons atgagaatgaggctCTGGAGGTCggaggaggtggttgtggagGATGAAAATGAAGCTGTGGAGGTCgaagaggaggttgtggaggataagAATGAGGCTGCGGAGGTCGAAGCGGTTGTGGAGGATGAAAATGAGGCTGTGGAGGTCgaagaggaggttgtggaggatgagaatgaggctgTGGAGGTCGAAGAGGTTGCGGAGGATGAAAATGAGGctgtggaggtcgaggaggaggctgtggaggatgagaatgaggctgtagaaggtgaggaggaggatgtggaggataagaatgaggctgtggaagttaaggaggaggttgtggaggataagaatgaggctgtggaaggcgaggaggaggttgtggaggataagaatgaggctgtggaaggcgaggaggaggttgtggaggataagaatgaggctgtggaagttaaggaggaggttgtggaggatgagaatgaggctgtggaaggcgaggaggaggctgtggaggataagaatgaggctgtggaggtcgaggaggaggttgtggaggatgagaatgaggctgtggaaggcgaggaggaggttgtggaggatgagaatgaggctgtggaaggcgaggaggaggctgtggaggaTAAGAATGAGGCTGTGGAACttaaggaggaggttgtggaggataagAATGAGGCTGTGGAAGGcgtggaggaggttgtggaggataagAATGAGGCTATGGAAGttaaggaggaggttgtggaggataagaatgaggctgtggaagttaaggaggaggttgtggaggataagAATGAGGCTGTGGAAGttaaggaggttgtggaggataagaatgaggctgtggaggtcgaggaggaggttgtggaggatgagaatgaggctgTGGAAGgcgaggag gaggttgtggaggatgagaatgaggctgtggaaggcgaggaggaggttgtggaggatgagaatgaggctgTGGAAGGctag
- the LOC127003991 gene encoding uncharacterized protein LOC127003991 isoform X18, whose protein sequence is MRMRLWRSEEVVVEDENEAVEVEEEVVEDKNEAAEVEAVVEDENEAVEVEEEVVEDENEAVEVEEVAEDENEAVEVEEEAVEDENEAVEGEEEDVEDKNEAVEVKEEVVEDKNEAVEGEEEVVEDKNEAVEGEEEVVEDKNEAVEVKEEVVEDENEAVEGEEEAVEDKNEAVEVEEEVVEDENEAVEGEEEVVEDENEAVEGEEEAVEDKNEAVELKEEVVEDKNEAVEGVEEVVEDKNEAMEVKEEVVEDKNEAVEVKEEVVEDKNEAVEVKEVVEDKNEAVEVEEEVVEDENEAVEGEEEVVEDENEAVEGEEEVVEDENEAVEGEEEDVEDKNEAVEVKEEVVEDKNEAVEGVEEVVEDKNEAVEVKEEVVEDENEAVEGEEEVVEDENEAVEG, encoded by the exons atgagaatgaggctCTGGAGGTCggaggaggtggttgtggagGATGAAAATGAAGCTGTGGAGGTCgaagaggaggttgtggaggataagAATGAGGCTGCGGAGGTCGAAGCGGTTGTGGAGGATGAAAATGAGGCTGTGGAGGTCgaagaggaggttgtggaggatgagaatgaggctgTGGAGGTCGAAGAGGTTGCGGAGGATGAAAATGAGGctgtggaggtcgaggaggaggctgtggaggatgagaatgaggctgtagaaggtgaggaggaggatgtggaggataagaatgaggctgtggaagttaaggaggaggttgtggaggataagaatgaggctgtggaaggcgaggaggaggttgtggaggataagaatgaggctgtggaaggcgaggaggaggttgtggaggataagaatgaggctgtggaagttaaggaggaggttgtggaggatgagaatgaggctgtggaaggcgaggaggaggctgtggaggataagaatgaggctgtggaggtcgaggaggaggttgtggaggatgagaatgaggctgtggaaggcgaggaggaggttgtggaggatgagaatgaggctgtggaaggcgaggaggaggctgtggaggaTAAGAATGAGGCTGTGGAACttaaggaggaggttgtggaggataagAATGAGGCTGTGGAAGGcgtggaggaggttgtggaggataagAATGAGGCTATGGAAGttaaggaggaggttgtggaggataagaatgaggctgtggaagttaaggaggaggttgtggaggataagAATGAGGCTGTGGAAGttaaggaggttgtggaggataagaatgaggctgtggaggtcgaggaggaggttgtggaggatgagaatgaggctgTGGAAGgcgaggag gaggttgtggaggatgagaatgaggctgtggaaggcgaggaggaggttgtggaggatgagaatgaggctgtggaaggcgaggaggaggatgtggaggataagaatgaggctgtggaagttaaggaggaggttgtggaggataagAATGAGGCTGTGGAAGGcgtggaggag gttgtggaggataagaatgaggctgtggaagttaaggaggag gttgtggaggatgagaatgaggctgtggaaggcgaggaggaggttgtggaggatgagaatgaggctgTGGAAGGctag
- the LOC127003991 gene encoding uncharacterized protein LOC127003991 isoform X20: MRMRLWRSEEVVVEDENEAVEVEEEVVEDKNEAAEVEAVVEDENEAVEVEEEVVEDENEAVEVEEVAEDENEAVEVEEEAVEDENEAVEGEEEDVEDKNEAVEVKEEVVEDKNEAVEGEEEVVEDKNEAVEGEEEVVEDKNEAVEVKEEVVEDENEAVEGEEEAVEDKNEAVEVEEEVVEDENEAVEGEEEVVEDENEAVEGEEEAVEDKNEAVELKEEVVEDKNEAVEGVEEVVEDKNEAMEVKEEVVEDKNEAVEVKEEVVEDKNEAVEVKEVVEDKNEAVEVEEEVVEDENEAVEGEEEVVEDENEAVEGEEEVVEDENEAVEGEEEDVEDKNEAVEVKEEVVEDKNEAVEVKEEVVEDKNEAVEEVVEDENEAVEGEEEVVEDENEAVEG, translated from the exons atgagaatgaggctCTGGAGGTCggaggaggtggttgtggagGATGAAAATGAAGCTGTGGAGGTCgaagaggaggttgtggaggataagAATGAGGCTGCGGAGGTCGAAGCGGTTGTGGAGGATGAAAATGAGGCTGTGGAGGTCgaagaggaggttgtggaggatgagaatgaggctgTGGAGGTCGAAGAGGTTGCGGAGGATGAAAATGAGGctgtggaggtcgaggaggaggctgtggaggatgagaatgaggctgtagaaggtgaggaggaggatgtggaggataagaatgaggctgtggaagttaaggaggaggttgtggaggataagaatgaggctgtggaaggcgaggaggaggttgtggaggataagaatgaggctgtggaaggcgaggaggaggttgtggaggataagaatgaggctgtggaagttaaggaggaggttgtggaggatgagaatgaggctgtggaaggcgaggaggaggctgtggaggataagaatgaggctgtggaggtcgaggaggaggttgtggaggatgagaatgaggctgtggaaggcgaggaggaggttgtggaggatgagaatgaggctgtggaaggcgaggaggaggctgtggaggaTAAGAATGAGGCTGTGGAACttaaggaggaggttgtggaggataagAATGAGGCTGTGGAAGGcgtggaggaggttgtggaggataagAATGAGGCTATGGAAGttaaggaggaggttgtggaggataagaatgaggctgtggaagttaaggaggaggttgtggaggataagAATGAGGCTGTGGAAGttaaggaggttgtggaggataagaatgaggctgtggaggtcgaggaggaggttgtggaggatgagaatgaggctgTGGAAGgcgaggag gaggttgtggaggatgagaatgaggctgtggaaggcgaggaggaggttgtggaggatgagaatgaggctgtggaaggcgaggaggaggatgtggaggataagaatgaggctgtggaagttaaggaggag gttgtggaggataagaatgaggctgtggaagttaaggaggaggttgtggaggataagaatgaggctgtggag gaggttgtggaggatgagaatgaggctgtggaaggcgaggaggaggttgtggaggatgagaatgaggctgTGGAAGGctag
- the LOC127003991 gene encoding uncharacterized protein LOC127003991 isoform X10, with translation MRMRLWRSEEVVVEDENEAVEVEEEVVEDKNEAAEVEAVVEDENEAVEVEEEVVEDENEAVEVEEVAEDENEAVEVEEEAVEDENEAVEGEEEDVEDKNEAVEVKEEVVEDKNEAVEGEEEVVEDKNEAVEGEEEVVEDKNEAVEVKEEVVEDENEAVEGEEEAVEDKNEAVEVEEEVVEDENEAVEGEEEVVEDENEAVEGEEEAVEDKNEAVELKEEVVEDKNEAVEGVEEVVEDKNEAMEVKEEVVEDKNEAVEVKEEVVEDKNEAVEVKEVVEDKNEAVEVEEEVVEDENEAVEGEEEVVEDENEAVEGEEEVVEDENEAVEGEEEDVEDKNEAVEVKEEVVEDKNEAVEGVEEVVEDKNEAMEVKEEVVEDKNEAVEVKEEVVEDKNEAVEVKEEVVEDKNEAVEEVVEDENEAVEGEEEVVEDENEAVEG, from the exons atgagaatgaggctCTGGAGGTCggaggaggtggttgtggagGATGAAAATGAAGCTGTGGAGGTCgaagaggaggttgtggaggataagAATGAGGCTGCGGAGGTCGAAGCGGTTGTGGAGGATGAAAATGAGGCTGTGGAGGTCgaagaggaggttgtggaggatgagaatgaggctgTGGAGGTCGAAGAGGTTGCGGAGGATGAAAATGAGGctgtggaggtcgaggaggaggctgtggaggatgagaatgaggctgtagaaggtgaggaggaggatgtggaggataagaatgaggctgtggaagttaaggaggaggttgtggaggataagaatgaggctgtggaaggcgaggaggaggttgtggaggataagaatgaggctgtggaaggcgaggaggaggttgtggaggataagaatgaggctgtggaagttaaggaggaggttgtggaggatgagaatgaggctgtggaaggcgaggaggaggctgtggaggataagaatgaggctgtggaggtcgaggaggaggttgtggaggatgagaatgaggctgtggaaggcgaggaggaggttgtggaggatgagaatgaggctgtggaaggcgaggaggaggctgtggaggaTAAGAATGAGGCTGTGGAACttaaggaggaggttgtggaggataagAATGAGGCTGTGGAAGGcgtggaggaggttgtggaggataagAATGAGGCTATGGAAGttaaggaggaggttgtggaggataagaatgaggctgtggaagttaaggaggaggttgtggaggataagAATGAGGCTGTGGAAGttaaggaggttgtggaggataagaatgaggctgtggaggtcgaggaggaggttgtggaggatgagaatgaggctgTGGAAGgcgaggag gaggttgtggaggatgagaatgaggctgtggaaggcgaggaggaggttgtggaggatgagaatgaggctgtggaaggcgaggaggaggatgtggaggataagaatgaggctgtggaagttaaggaggaggttgtggaggataagAATGAGGCTGTGGAAGGcgtggaggaggttgtggaggataagAATGAGGCTATGGAAGttaaggaggaggttgtggaggataagaatgaggctgtggaagttaaggaggaggttgtggaggataagaatgaggctgtggaagttaaggaggaggttgtggaggataagaatgaggctgtggag gaggttgtggaggatgagaatgaggctgtggaaggcgaggaggaggttgtggaggatgagaatgaggctgTGGAAGGctag
- the LOC127003991 gene encoding uncharacterized protein LOC127003991 isoform X24, producing the protein MRMRLWRSEEVVVEDENEAVEVEEEVVEDKNEAAEVEAVVEDENEAVEVEEEVVEDENEAVEVEEVAEDENEAVEVEEEAVEDENEAVEGEEEDVEDKNEAVEVKEEVVEDKNEAVEGEEEVVEDKNEAVEGEEEVVEDKNEAVEVKEEVVEDENEAVEGEEEAVEDKNEAVEVEEEVVEDENEAVEGEEEVVEDENEAVEGEEEAVEDKNEAVELKEEVVEDKNEAVEGVEEVVEDKNEAMEVKEEVVEDKNEAVEVKEEVVEDKNEAVEVKEVVEDKNEAVEVEEEVVEDENEAVEGEEEVVEDENEAVEGEEEVVEDENEAVEGEEEDVEDKNEAVEVKEEVVEDKNEAVEGVEEVVEDKNEAMEVKEEVVEDENEAVEG; encoded by the exons atgagaatgaggctCTGGAGGTCggaggaggtggttgtggagGATGAAAATGAAGCTGTGGAGGTCgaagaggaggttgtggaggataagAATGAGGCTGCGGAGGTCGAAGCGGTTGTGGAGGATGAAAATGAGGCTGTGGAGGTCgaagaggaggttgtggaggatgagaatgaggctgTGGAGGTCGAAGAGGTTGCGGAGGATGAAAATGAGGctgtggaggtcgaggaggaggctgtggaggatgagaatgaggctgtagaaggtgaggaggaggatgtggaggataagaatgaggctgtggaagttaaggaggaggttgtggaggataagaatgaggctgtggaaggcgaggaggaggttgtggaggataagaatgaggctgtggaaggcgaggaggaggttgtggaggataagaatgaggctgtggaagttaaggaggaggttgtggaggatgagaatgaggctgtggaaggcgaggaggaggctgtggaggataagaatgaggctgtggaggtcgaggaggaggttgtggaggatgagaatgaggctgtggaaggcgaggaggaggttgtggaggatgagaatgaggctgtggaaggcgaggaggaggctgtggaggaTAAGAATGAGGCTGTGGAACttaaggaggaggttgtggaggataagAATGAGGCTGTGGAAGGcgtggaggaggttgtggaggataagAATGAGGCTATGGAAGttaaggaggaggttgtggaggataagaatgaggctgtggaagttaaggaggaggttgtggaggataagAATGAGGCTGTGGAAGttaaggaggttgtggaggataagaatgaggctgtggaggtcgaggaggaggttgtggaggatgagaatgaggctgTGGAAGgcgaggag gaggttgtggaggatgagaatgaggctgtggaaggcgaggaggaggttgtggaggatgagaatgaggctgtggaaggcgaggaggaggatgtggaggataagaatgaggctgtggaagttaaggaggaggttgtggaggataagAATGAGGCTGTGGAAGGcgtggaggaggttgtggaggataagAATGAGGCTATGGAAGttaaggaggag gttgtggaggatgagaatgaggctgTGGAAGGctag
- the LOC127003991 gene encoding uncharacterized protein LOC127003991 isoform X27, with translation MRMRLWRSEEVVVEDENEAVEVEEEVVEDKNEAAEVEAVVEDENEAVEVEEEVVEDENEAVEVEEVAEDENEAVEVEEEAVEDENEAVEGEEEDVEDKNEAVEVKEEVVEDKNEAVEGEEEVVEDKNEAVEGEEEVVEDKNEAVEVKEEVVEDENEAVEGEEEAVEDKNEAVEVEEEVVEDENEAVEGEEEVVEDENEAVEGEEEAVEDKNEAVELKEEVVEDKNEAVEGVEEVVEDKNEAMEVKEEVVEDKNEAVEVKEEVVEDKNEAVEVKEVVEDKNEAVEVEEEVVEDENEAVEGEEEVVEDENEAVEGEEEVVEDENEAVEGEEEDVEDKNEAVEVKEEVVEDENEAVEGEEEVVEDENEAVEGN, from the exons atgagaatgaggctCTGGAGGTCggaggaggtggttgtggagGATGAAAATGAAGCTGTGGAGGTCgaagaggaggttgtggaggataagAATGAGGCTGCGGAGGTCGAAGCGGTTGTGGAGGATGAAAATGAGGCTGTGGAGGTCgaagaggaggttgtggaggatgagaatgaggctgTGGAGGTCGAAGAGGTTGCGGAGGATGAAAATGAGGctgtggaggtcgaggaggaggctgtggaggatgagaatgaggctgtagaaggtgaggaggaggatgtggaggataagaatgaggctgtggaagttaaggaggaggttgtggaggataagaatgaggctgtggaaggcgaggaggaggttgtggaggataagaatgaggctgtggaaggcgaggaggaggttgtggaggataagaatgaggctgtggaagttaaggaggaggttgtggaggatgagaatgaggctgtggaaggcgaggaggaggctgtggaggataagaatgaggctgtggaggtcgaggaggaggttgtggaggatgagaatgaggctgtggaaggcgaggaggaggttgtggaggatgagaatgaggctgtggaaggcgaggaggaggctgtggaggaTAAGAATGAGGCTGTGGAACttaaggaggaggttgtggaggataagAATGAGGCTGTGGAAGGcgtggaggaggttgtggaggataagAATGAGGCTATGGAAGttaaggaggaggttgtggaggataagaatgaggctgtggaagttaaggaggaggttgtggaggataagAATGAGGCTGTGGAAGttaaggaggttgtggaggataagaatgaggctgtggaggtcgaggaggaggttgtggaggatgagaatgaggctgTGGAAGgcgaggag gaggttgtggaggatgagaatgaggctgtggaaggcgaggaggaggttgtggaggatgagaatgaggctgtggaaggcgaggaggaggatgtggaggataagaatgaggctgtggaagttaaggaggag gttgtggaggatgagaatgaggctgtggaaggcgaggaggag gttgtggaggatgagaatgaggctgTGGAAGGCAAttag